The DNA segment GCCAGTCGGTGTCTTCGAGTTCGACGGCGCCGGGCAGCAGATCGCGCGCGGTGTCGTAGAGGCGCTGTTCGGCGCCGGCCAGCAGCACCTTGTCGATGGAGGTCTCCGGTCCGAGCTTGTGTCCTTCGGCCAGCCGATACTGGGTGGCGCGCGAGCGGCACCGCAGCGTGTGCAGCGCCAGGTAGACGTCGCCCATGTCGACGTCCACGGCCTGCCCGATTCCCTTGACCTCGCCGATCAGCGCGTCGAATCGCGAATACAGGTAGGCGATCCGCTGCCAGAAGCACGTCGAGCGTTCGTAGGGCAGCAGGTCCATCGCCAGCCGCCATCCGTCGCCGGGCCGGCCGAGCATCCGGTCGGCGCCCACCACGACGTCGTCGAAGTAGACCTCGCAGAACTCGTCGACGCCGTGCATGGTGTGCAACGGACGCACCGAGATCCCCGGCGTGTCCAGGTCGACGAAGAACGCGGTGATCGCCTCGTGGTCGGGGATGTCCGCACCACCGGTGCGGGTGAGCAGGATGCAGCGGTGCGAGTACTGGGCGAAGCTGGTCCACACCTTCTGGCCGTTGATCACCCACTCGTCGCCGCGCTGCACCGCACGCGTGGTCAGCGACGCCAGGTCACTGCCGGAGCCTGGCTCGGAGAACCCCTGGCACCACTGCTCTTCGCCGCTGAGCAGTTTCGGCACCATCTCGGCGGCCAGCTCGGGGGAGGCGTAGTCGATCATCGTGGGCGCGAGCACCTCGAGCATCGAATACGGTCCGGGCTCGGCCAGCCGGCGGCCCACCACCTCCTCGCCGACGATGGCCCGCAGGATCGCGGGCCCGCCGAGCCCGCCGGCGCGTTCGGGCCAGCCGTAGCGCATCCAATCGGCGTCGTAGAGTGCGCGCTGCACGCGGGCGAACTGGCGCATGTGGCCCTGCAGCGAGTGGTCGTCCGGCGGCTCGACCAAGCCCGAGTTCTCGTCGAGCCAGCTCCGCAGTGCCGTCCGGAACGCGGCGGGCTCCAACAGGTCAGTCATCCGGCTTCGGGTCTCCCTATCGCGTGGGGGCGCCCGGAGTCGTGGTCCCCGGAGCGCCGGATGAACGTCATCGCACGGGTTTTCAGCCGCCAGCCGCCCGCGGTGCGGACGTAGGTGTCGTTGTAGTAACCGATGCGCATGTCGTGCTTGGAATGCTCGATGAAGCACAGCGGCTGGGTCCCGCTCGCCGTGTCGGCGCCTTCGGTCAGGTCCACCAGCGCCGTGCCGGTCATGAACAGCCCCTTGGGCGCCGCGTCCACCAGCACGGGGAACCGGTTGAGCGTGTAGGTCTCGCCGAATGCGCTGTAAGTGCCGTCGGGGGTGAAGACGCTGGTCAGTCCGTCGATGTCGCCCTGGGTGATGGTGACGGCGTACTTGGCGAGCAGCTGGTGGATCTCGACCAGATCCTCAGTTCGTGTCGGTGTCGTGCTCATTCTTGTAGACCTTACCGCCCTTCATTACAAAGTCGACATCGCGTGTAACGCCGATGTCCGCCAGGGGGTCGCCCGGCACCGCGATGATGTCGGCGAGGTAGCCGACGGCGAGGCGACCGAGTGAATCGGACCGGTTGATCAGATCCGCGGCGACGACCGTCGCGGCGCGCAGCACCGCCGCGGGCGGCATACCCCACTCGACGAGCGTGACGAGTTCATCGGCGTTGCGGCCGTGGGGGATTGCCGGTGCGTCGGTGCCGACGGCGATCTTCACGCCCGCTTCGTAGGCGGCCTTGATCGACGTCCTGGCCTTCGGGAACATCTCGGCGGCCTTGGCCTGCAACTCCGGGGGCGCCTTCGAGACGTCCATGTACTCGGCGAGCCGCCGGGTGGTGACGAGGAACCGGTCGTTGTCCACCAGCATCCGGATGGCCTCGTCGTCCATCAGGAAGCCGTGCTCGATGCAGTCGATCCCGCACGCCACGGCATGTTTGACGGCCTCGGCGCCGTGGGTGTGCGCGGCCACCCGCATCCCGCGCCGGTGCGCCTCGTCGACGATGGCCCGCAGTTCCTCGTCCGAATAGTGTTGTGCGCCTGCCTCTCCGGTCAGCGACATCACCCCGCCGGACACACAGACCTTGATCAGCTGAGCACCGTGTTTGATCTGGTAGCGCACCGCCTTGCGGATCTCGTCGACACCGTTGGCGATGCCCTCCTCGACCGTCAGTTCGAGGGCGCCGGGCATGAAGGCGGCGAACATCGTCGGGTCGAGGTGTCCGCCGGTGGGGGTGATCGCGTGTCCGGCCGGGACCACCCGGGGCCCGTCGATCCAGCCGGCGTCGATGGCCTTGCCCAGCGCGACGTCGAGCAGGTATCCGCCGGTCTTGACGAACAGCCCGAGGTTGCGCACCGTGGTGAACCCGGCGCGCAGCGTGCGCCGGGCATTGCCGACCGCGCGCAGCACCCGGGTCGGGGGATCGTCCTGCACCTGCGACAGGCCCGGGTTCTCCCCCCGGCCGCCCATCAGGAGGTTCACCTCCATGTCCATCAGACCGGGCAGCAGGATGGAGTCACCGAGGTCGATCACGTCGGCGCCGGCGGGCACGTCGCCGCCCACCGACACGATGCGATCACCGTCGACGGTGACGACGCCGGGGCGGACGATCTCCCCGCTGTCGACGTCGACGTATCCGGCTGCCTTGAGGGTGAGCACCTCTAGACCACCGGCTCCTTGATCAGTTTGATGTAGGCCGCACCGCTGTCGAGGACACGCGGCTGCTTCCACACCTCGACGGGGAAACTCACCATCACGATCGACTGGCCCAGGTGCACGAGTGCCTTCGCGTCCTCGGGCATGCCCTTGAGCGGGAAGCGGGCGTCGACGTAGACCATGATGTCCTCGAGTCGGGCCATTCCGGCGTCGTAGAGCTCCTGCATCTCGTCCATCGTCGAGTTGAGCCGCTTGGCGTACCGCTCCTCCTCGGTGGGCAGGCACCAGTCGGAGAACCGCTCCAGGTCGGCGAATTCCTCGGGCAGCTTAGACATTGGCGTGATCCTTCTCGGCAGAACTGGCGTGTCCATTCGTGGCGCTCGCGGTGGCACTGCCGTCGGCCAGTGACGCCTTGTACCGATCCACGTACTGGTGTGCGGTCATGTGCAGGTGACGCAGCAGGATCTCCTGGTCGCACAGCGGGAAATCCGTGACGACGCGGGTGCCGATCTGGGTCTGGGTGGCCTCCAGGGTGTTGGCGTCCTGGAACGCGTACTCCTTGAACGTCACCGCGGCCAGTTCCTGAGAGAGCCGCTGCCGCAGGTTGGTCGGTGGCACGAAGTACAGGTCGGCTTCGAAGATGTGCTTGTCCACCGCGGTGGGCCAGTAGTTGTAGGTCAGATACCAGCCCGGCGCCCAGAACAGCAGCGTGAAGTTGGGGAAGAACTCGAACGAGTCTGTGCCCCAGCTCTTGTGGCGCCCCGGGTTGATGGCGGGCGGCAGCTCGTCGGGCAGAATGCCCTTGATGTTCGGCCGGTCCCACGGGCCGAACAGCCCGCTGTGCAGGATGCGCTCGATCGGCTTGACCATGTTGAGATCCTTCGGCGGGGACATCCCGCCCCACGACGACACCATCGAGTGGTCACCCTTGATGTCGTAAGCCAGGGCCTCGAAGCCGAACTTGGCCAGCTTCTCGGCCTCCTCCTTCTCCGCCTGCTTCATGTGCAGGATCGGCGCGTGGTAGAACTCGGTGAACGCGTCGATGAACAGCTTCCAGTTCGCGTTGATCTCCGCGCGGTAGCTGTAGTGCTCGGTCATCTCGTGGAACGGGTAGCCCTCGAGGCCCTTCGCGAAGTCGCCGAGGTATTCGCGCAGCGGGATCGCGTCCTTGTCGAAGTTGATGAAGATGAAGCCTTCCCACACCTCGCAGCGGACCGGCACCAGGCCGTACTGCGCCTTGTCGAGGTCGAAGAACTCGCCTTCCTGCTGGACGAAGGTCAGGTCGCCCTTGAGGTCGTAGCGCCACGCGTGGTACTTGCAGACGAACTGGCGGCAGGAACCGGACACCTCTTCGCCCGGGAAGTCCGACCACACCAGCTTGTTGCCGCGGTGACGGCAGAAGTTGTAGAACGCCCGCACCTCGTTGTCGGTGCCCTTGACGATGATCACCGACGTCCCGGGCCCGGCGCAGGGCATCTCGCGGGTGAAGTAGCTGCCCTTCTTCGGCAACTGCTCGACGCGGCCGACCTTGAGCCAGGTCTTCTTGAAGATCGCCTCCTGCTCGAGCTTGAAGTGCTCGGGGTCGATGGAGTCCTCGTAGTTGACCGGCGCCGTGCCGAGTTCCGGCCAGTTCTCGGTCCAGCTACCGGCGGCCGGTTTCGGAAAATGTGCCACGGTTCGTTACCTCTCCTGGTCGGGTTCTACGCCGAATGTGTTGATGGCCATGGCCAGCGCGCCATAGCAGCCGATGGTGAAGACGAGATCCATACGCTGGCGCTCGTCGAGATGGGCGCTGAGCTCGGCCCACGTCTGGTCGGAGATGTTCGCCTTGTCCTGCAGTTGGTCCACCGCGTCGAGCACCGCCTGGTCGAGCTCGTCGGCGCCCCGTCCCTGGGCGGCACCCTCGATGGCGGCGTCGGTCAGCCCGACCTCGCGGCCCATCGAGACGTGGTGGCGCCACTCGTACTCCGAGCCCAGCACATGCGCGACCCGCAGGATCGCCAGTTCGCGCAGGCGGTCGGGCAGCGTGGACCGGAACAGCAGGTGGACGTTGAAGCGCAGGAAGGCTCGGGTGAGGTGGGGGTGGCGAACCAGCGTGGCCAGCAGGTTTCCCGCCGCTTCGGGGTTGAGCCGCTCCTCGGGGAGCATGACCGACAGTGCGCGCAGCACGTCGTCGTCCCACTGATCCGCCGGCAACGGGGCCAGGCGCACGGGCGTCTCCTCTCAGTGATGAGAATCAGGTTCTCATTTCTGCCTAACAGGTTTCCACACGACGTGCACGATGGTCAATACGGGCGCCCGAGGTGCCCGCGTCCGTGTGTCTCCACATGCCGCGCGTACTGCGGTAATTGTTCACCGACATTGATTCTCCCGCAGTGAGAAGATAGTTTTCTGAAGAGGAGAACTGCTCGAGCACGGAGCCGCCCAACGGAAGGACACCGCCGTGAAGCACGAGGACATGATTCTGATCAGCGTGGACGATCACATCATCGAACCGCCGGGCATGTTCAAGAACCACCTGCCGGAGAAGTACGTCAACGACGCGCCGAGGCTCGTGCACAACCCGGACGGCTCCGACACCTGGCAGTTCCGCGACACCGTGATCCCCAACGTCGCGCTCAACGCGGTGGCCGGCCGGCCGAAAGAGGAGTACGGCCTCGAACCCCAGGGTCTCGACGAGATCCGCAAGGGCTGCTACGACCCGAACGAACGCGTCAAGGACATGAACGCCGGCGGCGTGCTGGCCACCATGAACTTCCCGTCGTTCCCCGGTTTCGCGGCGCGGCTGTTCGCCACCGAGGACCCCGACTTCTCCATGGCTCTGGTGCAGGCCTACAACGACTGGCACATCGACGAGTGGTGCGGCAGCAATCCGGGCCGGTTCATCCCGATGGCGATCCCGGCGATCTGGGATCCCGAGCTGTGCGCCAAGGAGGTGCGACGGGTCTCGGAGAAGGGTGTGCATTCACTGACGTTCACCGAGAACCCCTCGACGCTGGGCTACCCGAGCTTCCACGACCTCGAGCACTGGAAGCCGTTGTGGGAAGCGCTCGTCGACACCGACACGGTGATGAACGTGCACATCGGCTCGTCGGGCAAGCTCGCGATCACCGCGCCGGACGCACCGATGGACGTGATGATCACGCTGCAGCCGATGAACATCGTGCAGGCCGCGGCGGATCTGCTGTGGTCGGCGCCGATCAAGCAGTATCCCGATCTGAAGATCGCGCTGAGCGAGGGCGGCACGGGGTGGATTCCCTACTTCCTCGACCGCGTGGACCGCACCTACGAGATGCACTCGACATGGACGCACCAGAACTTCGGTGACAAGTTGCCCTCGGAGGTGTTCCGCGACCACTTCCTGACGTGCTTCATCTCCGATCCGGTCGGTGTGAAGAACCGGCACATGATCGGCATCGACAACATCTGCTGGGAGATGGACTACCCGCACAGCGATTCGATGTGGCCCGGTGCGCCCGAGGAGTTGATGGCCGTCTTCGAGACCTACGAGGTCACCGACGAGGAGATCAACAAGATCACCCACGAGAACGCGATGCGGTGGTACCACTTCGAACCGTTCAATCACGTCCCGAAGGAGCAGGCCACCGTCGGCGCGCTGCGCAAGTCCGCCGAGGGTCACGACGTGTCGATCCGGGCGCTGAGCGCCCACAAGGACCGCAGCGGCTCGAGCTTCGCCGACTTCCAGGCCAACGCCAAGGCGGTCAGCGGCGCCCGCGACTGATCCGCGGCGCGTTCACCGGTGTGGTCGAAACCGACCGCACCGGTGAAAAGCTGTGTGGCCGTGCCCATCTGACGACAGAGGAGAACCAAGTGCCGGGCGGTATGAACTTCGAGCTGACCGAGGACCAGCAGCTGATCTACAAATCGGTCAGTGAGCTCGCCGCGAGGTTCGACGACCAGTACTGGATGGAGAAGGACTCCAACCACGAGTTCCCGACCGAGTTCTACGACGCGATCGCCGGTGGCGGCTGGCTGGGGATGACGATCCCCGAGGAGTACGGCGGCCACGGCCTCGGCATCACCGAGGCCACCCTGCTCGCCGAGGCGGTCGCCCGCTCGGGCGGCGGGATGAACGCGGCCAGCTCCATCCACATGTCGATCTTCGGGATGCACCCGGTGGTCAAGCACGGGTCCGAGGAACTCAAGGCCCGCACCCTGCCCCGCATCGCCACCGGCGATCTGCACGTGTGCTTCGGGGTCACCGAACCCGGTGCGGGGCTCGACACGTCACGCATCACCACCTTCGCCAAGCGCGACGGTGACAGCTATGTCGTGAACGGCCGCAAGGTGTGGATCTCCAAGGCGCTCGAGTCGGAGAAGATCCTGCTGCTGACCCGCACCACACCGTACGACGAGGTCAGCAAGAAGACCGACGGTATGACGCTGTTCATGACCGATCTCGACCGCGCGCACGTCGACATCCGTCCCATCCCGAAGATGGGCCGTAACGCGGTCAGCTCGAACGAACTGTTCATCGACGATCTGCGGATCCCCGTCGAGGACCGGGTCGGCGAGGAGGGCAAGGGGTTCTTCTACATCCTCGACGGGCTCAACCCCGAGCGCATGCTGATCGCCGCCGAGGCGCTCGGCATCGGCCGGGTGGCCCTCGACAAGGCCGTGCGCTACGCCACCGACCGGCACGTGTTCGACCGTCCGATCGGGATGAACCAGGGCATCCAGTTCCCGCTGGCCGACTCGCTGGCCCGGCTCGACGCCGCGGAGCTGATGCTGCGCAAGGCCACCTGGCTCTACGACAACGGCAAATCGTGTGGCCGCGAAGCCAATACGGCCAAGTACCTGTGCGCCGACGCGGGCTTCACCGCCGCCGACCGGGCGCTGCAGACCCACGGTGGCATGGGCTACGCCGAGGAGTACCACGTCGCGCGGTTCTTCCGTGAGGCCCGGCTGATGAAGATCGCCCCGGTCAGTCAGGAGATGATCCTGAACTTCCTCGGATCCCACGTGCTCGGCCTACCCAGGAGCTACTGAGATGAACAACGGCTACTTCGACCTGACCGGGCGCGCCGCGATGGTCACCGGCGCGGGCGCCGGCGGCGGGATCGGCGCCGCGGTCGCCGCCGCGCTGGCCCAGGCCGGCGCCGCCGTACTGGTCACCGACATCGACGCGGACGCAGCGGCGGCCGTGGCCGAGCGCATCCGCGCCGAGGGCGGTAAGGCGGATTCATGTGCGCTCGACGTCGCCGACCGCGGCGCCGCCGACGCCGCCGCCGCACAGGCCGCCGGGCTCGGCGGGGGATCGCTGCACATCCTGGTCAACAACGCCGGGGTCACCGCACCGGCGATGTTCCCGAAGCTGACCGAGGAGGCGTTCCGGCTCACCTTCGACATCCACGTGATGGGCACCTTCCACTGCACCCAGGCGGCGCTGCCGTACCTGCCCACCGACGGCACCGCGCGCGTCATCAACGTGACGTCGGCGGCCGGCCTCACCGGCACGCTCGGACAGGTGAACTACTCGGCGGCAAAGGCGGGCATCATCGGGTTCACCAAATCGCTGGCCCGCGAACTGGCCACCAAGAACATCATGGTCAACGCGCTGGCACCGCTCGCCGCCACCCCGATGACCGAGACCATCCGGACCAACGAGAAGTTCGCGGCGAACATGATGAACCGCATCCCGCTCAAGCGCTGGGCCGGCCCCGAGGAGGTGGCCGGGGCGTTCGTGTTCATGGCGTCGGACGCCGCGTCGTACATCACCGGTCAGGTGCTGCCGGTGGATGGTGGCATGGTGATGTGATGCAGACAGCGGCGGGCAGGAGCGGAGCGACCGGGGGATCGGGGGAGCCGCCGCTGGCCGGCGTCACCGTCGTGACGTTGGAACAGGCGGTGTCCGCACCGATGTGCACGCGCGTGCTCGCCGACTTCGGTGCGCGGGTGATCAAGATCGAGAACCCGAACGGCGGCGACTTCGCCCGCTACTACGACGACGTGGTCAAGGGGCAGGCCGCGCATTTCGTCTGGGTCAACCGCGGCAAGGAATCGCTGACGCTGGACCTCAAGTCCCCGGCGGGGATGGAGGTGCTGCACCGGTTGCTCGACGGCGCCGACGTGCTGGTGTCCAACCTCGCGCCCGGGGCGACCGCGCGGATGGGCCTCGGCGCGGCGGACCTCAAACAGCGCCACCCGCACGTGATCCCGGTCGAGATCGACGGCTACGGGACCGGCGGACCGATCTCGCACAAACGCGCCTACGACCTGCTGATCCAGGCGGAGTCGGGGGCGTGCGCGGTCACCGGCTACCCGAACATGCCGGCCAAGCCCGGTCCGCCGGTGGCGGACGTCTCCACCGGGCTCTACGCCGCGCTGTCGATCATGGCCCTGCTCTACGCCCGCAAGGGTGAGGACGTCGCACCGGCCCCTGGCGTCGCGGTGAGCCTGTTCGACACCATGACCGACATCATGGGGTACCAGCTGACCTACACCCAGTACTCCGGCATCGACCAGCAACCGCTGGGGATGAGCTCGCCGGCGGTGGCGCCGTACGGCGCCTATCCCACCCGCGACGACCAGACGGTGGTGCTGGGCACCACCAACGACCGGGAATGGCAGCGGCTGGCCCGCGAGATCATCGAACGCCCGGACCTGGCCGACGACCCGGTCTACGCCACCAACGCCGACCGGGTGGCACACCGCGACGTCCTCAACGACGCCATCGGGAGCTGGTGTGCCAAGCACGATCTCGCCCACATCCAGAAGAAGGCCGACGAGGCGGGGATCGGGAATTCCCGCTACAACCGCCCCAGTGAAGTGGTCACCCACCCGCATCTGAGCGCGCGGGACCGCTGGCGTCCGGTCCAGACCCCGAACGGCGAGATTTCCGCGCTGCTGCCGCCCCCGGTGATCGAGGGCTTCGAACAGCCCATGGGCGCGGTACCCGGTCTCGGCCAGCACACCGACGCGATACTGGCCGGGTTGGGAATGTCCGCCGGTGACATCGCCGCGCTGCGAGAGCAGGGCGCGATCGGCCCGGCGCAGGAATAGTCGCCACGCGTCACGAACGAGGAGCACCCATGCGCGAGACCGTCATCGTCGAAGCCGTCCGCACACCCGTCGGCAAGCGCAACGGCGGCCTGGCCGGTATGCACGCCGCCGACCTGTCCGCCATCGTCCTCAACGAACTGGTGCTGCGGGCCGGGATCGAACCCGACGTCGTCGACGACGTGATCTGGGGTTGCGTGTCCCAGGTCGGCGACCAGTCGAGCAACATCGGCCGGTTCGCCGTACTGGCCGCCGGGTGGCCCGAACACATCCCGGGCACCACTGTGAACCGTGCGTGCGGTTCGAGTCAGCAGGCGCTCGACTTCGCCGTGCACGCGGTGATGTCCGGACAGCAGGACATCGTCGTCGCCGGGGGCGTCGAGGTGATGAGCCGGGTACCGCTGGGATCGGCGCGCGCGACCGGAATGCCCTACGGCCCCAAGGTGCTCGAGCGTTACCGCGATTTCAGCTTCAACCAGGGGATCTCGGCGGAGCTGATCGCGGAGAAGTGGGGGTTGTCGCGGACCCGGCTCGACGAGTACTCCGCCCGTTCGCACGCGCTGGCCGCGGCGGCCCAGGACGACAAGGCGTTCGACGCCCAGATCGTGCCGGTGTTCCCGGGTGACGACGCGGCACCGGTGACCGCCGACGAAGGGGTGCGCCGGGGTACGTCGGTGGACAAGCTGGCCGGCCTCAAGCCGGCGTTCCGTGAGGACGGGGTGATTCACGCCGGCAACTCGTCACAGATCTCCGACGGGGCGGCGGCGCTGTTGGTGATGACGGCCGAGAACGCCGTGCAGCTGGGGCTGACGCCGATCGTGCGGTACCGGGCGGGCGCGGTGGCCGGGGCCGACCCGGTGCTCATGCTCACCGGTCCGATCCCGGCGACGCAGAAGGTGCTGCACAAGGCCGGCGTCGGTGTGGACGAGATCGGCGTGTTCGAGGTGAACGAGGCGTTCGCGCCGGTGCCGCTGGCGTGGCTCGCCGAAACCGGCGCCGCCGATGAGCGGCTCAACCCGCTCGGCGGCGCGATCGCGCTCGGCCACCCCCTCGGCGCATCGGGTGCGGTGCTGATGACCCGGATGGTGCATCACATGCGCGACAACGGAATTCGATATGGACTGCAGACCATGTGCGAGGGCGGCGGCACGGCCAACGCGACCCTCGTCGAGCTCATCGCCTAGACCATCCCGCCGACCAGGAGGACCCCGCGTGCGCCGAGACCTGTTCACCGACGACCACGACGCCTTCCGGCAGCTGGCCCGCGACTTCGTCGAGAAGGAGGTCGTCCCGCAGTACCCGCAGTGGGAGAAGGCCGGCCGCATGCCGCGCGAGGTGTTCAAGCAGATGGGCGCACTGGGCATGCTCGGCATGGCGATTCCCGAGGAGTACGGGGGAGCGGGGATCGACGACTACCGCTACAACGTGGTGCTCCAGGAGGAGGCGGCCCGCGCCTTGGTGACGCTGTCGACGGTGCGCACCCAGCTCGAGGTGATCCTGCCGTACTTCCTGCACTACGCGAACGACGAGCAGCGCGCTCGGTGGTTCCCGGGGCTGGCCGACGGCACCCTGCTGACCGCGATCGCGATGACCGAGCCGGGTACCGGATCGGACCTGGCCGGGGTGCGGACCACCGCGGTCCGGGACGGCGACCAGTACATCGTCAACGGCGCGAAGACGTTCATCACCGGCGGGATTCAGGCGGACCTGGTCGTGGTGGTGGCGCGCACCTCGACCGACCCGGAGAACCGGCGGAGAGGCCTCTCGCTGATCGTCGTCGAGGACGGGATGCCCGGGTTCGAACGCGGCCGGGAGCTCGAGAAGATGGGCTGCAAGGTCCAGGACACCGCGGAGTTGTCGTTCACCGACGTGCGGGTACCGGTCGCCAACCTGTTGGGGGAGGAGGGCGAGGCGTTCAGCTACCTCGGCCACAATCTGGCGCAGGAGCGGTTGACGGTCGCGGTGGGCTCGGTGGCCCAGGCGCGCTCGGCTCTGCACGCGACGATCGACTACGTCAAGAACCGCAAGGCGTTCGGGACCCCGGTGGCGTCGTTCCAGAACACGAAGTTCGAACTGGCGGCGGTGTCCACCGAGATCGAGGCCGCTCAGGCGATGCTCGACCGCGCCGTCCTCGACCATGTCGACGGCGTGCTGTCACGGGAGGACGCCGCCCGCGTGAAGCTGTTCTGCACCGAGATGCAGGCCCGCGCGGTCGACCGCTGCCTGCAGCTGTTCGGCGGCTACGGCTACATGATGGAGTACCCGATCGCCCGGCTGTACAACGACGCCCGGGTGGCCCGGATCTACGCGGGCACCAGCGAGGTGATGAAGGTGATCATCGCCAAGTCACTCGGGCTCTAAGCACTCTGCTGAGCGCCTGACCAGCGGTGTGACCGCGGTCTAAACGTGATTTCACTGAGACCCTTGTCACATCGGAAAAACCTACCTACTGTGTGTTCACTAGGTTGGTTCGACCGAGGGAGACAGTTGTCCGCGTTGCAGTCTTCGAGGCCCTACGCCACATTGCTGGCAAAGGGTGAGGACCGCCGTCAGCGGATACTCGCGGTCGCCGAGCGGCTGCTGGCCCGTAACGGTTGGCGCAACACGTCGCTCGCGCAGATCGCCAAGGAGGCCGGGGTCACCCCGGCGGGCCTGCTGCATCACTTCGAATCCAAGGAACAGTTGCTCCACGCGGTGCTCGACGCCCGCGACATGGACGACGACAGCCATGCCGACCTCACCGGCGACCTTTTCCTACAGATCGCCCGGGTCGCCCAGCGGTTCGAGCGCGCACCCGAGCTCGCGGGAACCTTCACCGTCCTGCTGGTCGAGAACATCGCGCCGGACGCGCCGCTGCACGACCGGCTGCTCGACCGCCAGCGCGCGGCGGCGTCGATCGTCACCAGCATCATCCGGCGCGGACAGGCTGCCGGACAGTACCGCCAGGACCTGAACGCGGCCACCAAGGCCCTGGAGATTGTGGCCTTCGTCAACGGCATGGAGACGTCATGGTTGCTCGACC comes from the Mycolicibacterium litorale genome and includes:
- a CDS encoding CaiB/BaiF CoA transferase family protein, whose translation is MQTAAGRSGATGGSGEPPLAGVTVVTLEQAVSAPMCTRVLADFGARVIKIENPNGGDFARYYDDVVKGQAAHFVWVNRGKESLTLDLKSPAGMEVLHRLLDGADVLVSNLAPGATARMGLGAADLKQRHPHVIPVEIDGYGTGGPISHKRAYDLLIQAESGACAVTGYPNMPAKPGPPVADVSTGLYAALSIMALLYARKGEDVAPAPGVAVSLFDTMTDIMGYQLTYTQYSGIDQQPLGMSSPAVAPYGAYPTRDDQTVVLGTTNDREWQRLAREIIERPDLADDPVYATNADRVAHRDVLNDAIGSWCAKHDLAHIQKKADEAGIGNSRYNRPSEVVTHPHLSARDRWRPVQTPNGEISALLPPPVIEGFEQPMGAVPGLGQHTDAILAGLGMSAGDIAALREQGAIGPAQE
- a CDS encoding thiolase family protein translates to MRETVIVEAVRTPVGKRNGGLAGMHAADLSAIVLNELVLRAGIEPDVVDDVIWGCVSQVGDQSSNIGRFAVLAAGWPEHIPGTTVNRACGSSQQALDFAVHAVMSGQQDIVVAGGVEVMSRVPLGSARATGMPYGPKVLERYRDFSFNQGISAELIAEKWGLSRTRLDEYSARSHALAAAAQDDKAFDAQIVPVFPGDDAAPVTADEGVRRGTSVDKLAGLKPAFREDGVIHAGNSSQISDGAAALLVMTAENAVQLGLTPIVRYRAGAVAGADPVLMLTGPIPATQKVLHKAGVGVDEIGVFEVNEAFAPVPLAWLAETGAADERLNPLGGAIALGHPLGASGAVLMTRMVHHMRDNGIRYGLQTMCEGGGTANATLVELIA
- a CDS encoding acyl-CoA dehydrogenase family protein, yielding MRRDLFTDDHDAFRQLARDFVEKEVVPQYPQWEKAGRMPREVFKQMGALGMLGMAIPEEYGGAGIDDYRYNVVLQEEAARALVTLSTVRTQLEVILPYFLHYANDEQRARWFPGLADGTLLTAIAMTEPGTGSDLAGVRTTAVRDGDQYIVNGAKTFITGGIQADLVVVVARTSTDPENRRRGLSLIVVEDGMPGFERGRELEKMGCKVQDTAELSFTDVRVPVANLLGEEGEAFSYLGHNLAQERLTVAVGSVAQARSALHATIDYVKNRKAFGTPVASFQNTKFELAAVSTEIEAAQAMLDRAVLDHVDGVLSREDAARVKLFCTEMQARAVDRCLQLFGGYGYMMEYPIARLYNDARVARIYAGTSEVMKVIIAKSLGL
- a CDS encoding TetR/AcrR family transcriptional regulator, which gives rise to MSALQSSRPYATLLAKGEDRRQRILAVAERLLARNGWRNTSLAQIAKEAGVTPAGLLHHFESKEQLLHAVLDARDMDDDSHADLTGDLFLQIARVAQRFERAPELAGTFTVLLVENIAPDAPLHDRLLDRQRAAASIVTSIIRRGQAAGQYRQDLNAATKALEIVAFVNGMETSWLLDPSIPLAEVFKDYAEMLARDFSPVPTPHEEISR